One region of Pseudoalteromonas sp. R3 genomic DNA includes:
- a CDS encoding isocitrate dehydrogenase has product MAKQTITVIRGDGIGPSIIDSAIEILNAAGCEFDYEYVDAGLAALEKTGELLPPETLEAIERNKITLKGPLTTPVGEGFTSINVTLRKHFGLYANVRPVKSFEGTKARYDDIDIITVRENTQGMYSGLGQVVSEDGSEAEAMSKITREGAEKIVTFAYELAQREGRKKVTAVHKANILKSTSGLFLKVAREVGERYPEIESAEMIVDATCMKLVMTPEEFDVVVTTNLFGDIISDLCAGLVGGLGMAPGANIGENAAIFEAVHGSAPDIAGKNLANPTSVILASIQMLEYLDMGETADKIRNAVADVIKSGDRTTRDLGGNHGTTDFTQAVIERL; this is encoded by the coding sequence ATGGCTAAGCAAACTATCACGGTGATCCGTGGCGACGGCATCGGTCCAAGCATCATCGACTCAGCAATTGAAATCTTGAATGCTGCTGGTTGTGAATTCGATTATGAGTACGTTGACGCGGGACTAGCTGCACTGGAAAAAACCGGTGAGCTACTGCCTCCTGAAACGTTGGAAGCCATTGAACGCAACAAAATTACTCTTAAAGGCCCACTTACGACCCCTGTTGGTGAAGGCTTTACCTCAATTAACGTAACATTGCGTAAGCACTTCGGCTTATATGCAAACGTTCGTCCAGTTAAGTCTTTCGAAGGCACTAAAGCACGTTACGACGACATTGATATCATCACAGTGCGTGAGAACACACAGGGTATGTACTCTGGCCTGGGTCAGGTTGTCTCTGAAGACGGTAGCGAAGCTGAAGCAATGTCTAAAATCACGCGTGAAGGCGCAGAAAAAATCGTTACCTTTGCGTACGAACTAGCCCAGCGTGAAGGCCGTAAAAAGGTAACTGCGGTTCATAAAGCTAACATCCTTAAATCTACTTCTGGCCTATTCCTGAAAGTGGCACGTGAAGTTGGTGAACGTTATCCTGAAATTGAATCAGCTGAAATGATCGTCGATGCAACTTGCATGAAACTGGTTATGACACCAGAAGAATTCGATGTTGTTGTCACTACTAACCTGTTTGGTGACATTATTTCTGACCTGTGTGCTGGTCTGGTGGGTGGACTGGGCATGGCTCCAGGCGCAAACATCGGTGAAAACGCTGCTATTTTTGAAGCTGTACACGGTAGTGCTCCAGATATCGCGGGTAAAAACCTGGCAAACCCGACTTCTGTCATCCTGGCGTCTATTCAAATGCTTGAATATCTGGATATGGGTGAGACTGCTGATAAGATCCGCAATGCAGTTGCTGACGTTATCAAATCTGGTGACCGTACAACACGCGATCTGGGTGGCAACCACGGTACAACTGACTTCACACAAGCAGTTATCGAGCGCCTGTAA
- a CDS encoding DUF3192 domain-containing protein: MIKKVLQYVFLGLAVYGVIVYLVINFYKDDPQAMIWQDREAFNKRYISKLKPDMAVELDEVLETLGSPDLTYVKSQDDRVLQIVFYRTQLVKPDGITTQDECTGLLFENGQLTLWGAGAIVAYDKAF, from the coding sequence ATGATTAAAAAGGTTTTACAATACGTTTTTCTTGGCCTTGCTGTATATGGGGTCATAGTGTATCTGGTCATTAATTTCTATAAAGATGATCCTCAGGCCATGATCTGGCAAGACAGAGAAGCCTTTAACAAACGTTATATCAGCAAGCTCAAGCCCGACATGGCTGTCGAGCTAGATGAAGTTTTAGAAACACTTGGCAGCCCTGATCTGACCTATGTTAAGTCTCAGGATGATCGCGTCCTGCAAATCGTCTTTTACAGAACACAACTAGTCAAACCGGATGGGATCACCACGCAAGATGAATGTACCGGATTACTGTTTGAGAACGGTCAGCTTACACTTTGGGGAGCTGGCGCAATTGTGGCGTACGACAAGGCTTTTTAA